One window from the genome of Bradyrhizobium xenonodulans encodes:
- a CDS encoding DUF882 domain-containing protein, whose amino-acid sequence MGSYVLTGLARQFAVLSLSHAGVKAGSRIGLAAVLLLAAAGSVHNAAALNETKTLSFHHTHSGEDLTVTFKRDGRYDEAALKQLNHFLRDWRTQDETVMDRHLFDILWEVYRDVDGKQPIQIISSYRSPATNAMLRRRSSGVARFSQHMLGHAMDFYIPGVPLEQIRFAGLRLQRGGVGFYPTSGSPFVHLDTGSIRHWPRMTHDQLARVFPDGRTVHVPTDGTPLKGYELARADIERRGNGDDAGSSKPNFFAALFKSKSSAPAAMSSDEDDEGAPAAKPTVVAAAVKPADPVPTPRAKPQMAALQLASADAQIVAPPKPKPAPVADKPAAGKPETPADIINARGFWDTPATPQQATPAQVAALKARQALAAATDPQATASVSSAAYQALAYAPASASPVDRANVVAASAPIPRSARPAASRSVAQATEINTVVGKSIDGRIATATRLSAAKGESIWLKIVMLSPSASRAMSVTLMGELDTAALRGYFVKPQAVIAMGFADDPMQGLSCDSFSGSATAKLEMTSFVMRTASLR is encoded by the coding sequence GTGGGCTCATACGTGCTGACTGGTCTTGCACGCCAATTTGCTGTGCTGTCGTTGTCCCATGCGGGAGTGAAGGCCGGATCCCGGATCGGCCTTGCTGCCGTATTGCTGCTTGCTGCCGCAGGCTCGGTCCATAACGCCGCCGCGCTGAACGAGACCAAGACGCTCTCCTTCCACCACACCCATTCCGGCGAAGACCTCACCGTCACCTTCAAGCGCGATGGCCGCTACGACGAAGCCGCGCTGAAGCAGCTCAACCACTTCCTGCGCGACTGGCGCACCCAGGACGAGACGGTCATGGACCGTCACCTCTTCGACATCCTCTGGGAAGTCTATCGCGACGTCGACGGCAAGCAGCCGATCCAGATCATCTCCTCCTACCGCTCCCCCGCCACCAACGCCATGCTCCGCCGCCGCTCCTCGGGTGTGGCGCGCTTCAGCCAGCACATGCTGGGACATGCGATGGACTTCTACATTCCGGGCGTGCCGCTGGAGCAGATCCGCTTCGCCGGCCTTCGCCTCCAGCGCGGCGGCGTCGGCTTTTATCCGACCTCCGGCTCGCCCTTCGTGCATCTGGACACCGGCAGCATCCGGCACTGGCCGCGCATGACGCATGACCAGCTCGCCCGCGTGTTCCCGGACGGCCGCACCGTCCACGTCCCGACCGACGGCACGCCGCTGAAGGGCTATGAGCTCGCCAGGGCCGACATCGAGCGCCGCGGCAATGGCGACGATGCCGGCAGCAGCAAGCCGAATTTCTTCGCCGCTTTGTTCAAGAGCAAGTCGTCGGCTCCGGCCGCCATGAGCAGCGACGAGGATGACGAGGGTGCCCCGGCCGCGAAGCCGACCGTGGTTGCCGCTGCAGTCAAGCCGGCCGATCCGGTGCCCACGCCGCGCGCCAAGCCGCAAATGGCCGCACTCCAGCTCGCTTCGGCCGATGCGCAGATCGTTGCGCCGCCCAAGCCGAAGCCCGCGCCCGTGGCGGACAAGCCGGCTGCCGGCAAGCCGGAGACCCCGGCCGACATCATCAACGCCCGCGGCTTCTGGGATACCCCGGCCACGCCGCAGCAGGCGACACCGGCCCAAGTGGCCGCGCTGAAGGCCCGTCAGGCGCTCGCCGCCGCCACCGATCCGCAAGCCACCGCGAGTGTCTCCAGCGCGGCCTATCAGGCGCTGGCCTATGCGCCGGCTTCCGCCTCCCCGGTCGATCGCGCCAACGTCGTCGCCGCTTCCGCACCGATCCCGCGCTCCGCCCGTCCGGCCGCCTCCCGCAGTGTCGCTCAGGCGACCGAGATCAACACGGTGGTCGGCAAGAGCATCGACGGCAGGATCGCAACCGCGACCCGCCTCTCCGCGGCCAAGGGCGAGAGCATCTGGCTCAAGATCGTCATGCTGTCGCCGAGCGCCAGCCGCGCGATGTCGGTAACGCTGATGGGCGAGCTCGATACCGCCGCGCTGCGCGGCTATTTCGTCAAGCCGCAGGCCGTGATCGCCATGGGCTTTGCCGACGATCCGATGCAAGGCCTGTCCTGCGACAGTTTCTCGGGCAGCGCGACCGCGAAGCTCGAGATGACGTCGTTCGTCATGCGGACGGCCTCGCTGCGCTGA
- a CDS encoding TetR/AcrR family transcriptional regulator, translating to MVYRRTHQVVKRLAARRSAILAAAREAAAEGGMAAVQIAPVAVRASVAAGTVYRYFPSKAELISELIAEVSRDELAAIRRAADAAPGPSSALAAAVTTVAVHTLSQRRLAWGILAEPVDVDVSASRLASRREIAGEIAARIDAAVRAGHLPAQDTALAATALLGALHEALVGPLAPDNLEDPIKMRDAVQTVTLLALRAVGVMDARARGLVVQQTLLPTTKALVGA from the coding sequence ATGGTTTATCGGCGGACGCATCAAGTGGTTAAGCGCCTTGCGGCCAGGCGCAGTGCGATACTGGCGGCGGCGCGGGAGGCTGCGGCGGAAGGCGGGATGGCGGCGGTGCAGATCGCGCCGGTCGCGGTTCGCGCCAGTGTCGCGGCCGGAACGGTCTACCGTTACTTCCCGTCCAAGGCTGAGTTGATCTCCGAATTGATCGCCGAGGTGTCGCGCGACGAACTCGCCGCGATCCGCCGGGCGGCCGATGCTGCGCCGGGCCCGTCCTCGGCGCTGGCGGCAGCCGTCACGACCGTGGCGGTCCATACGCTGTCGCAGCGCAGGCTGGCCTGGGGCATCCTGGCCGAGCCCGTCGATGTCGATGTCAGCGCCTCCCGCCTCGCCAGCCGGCGCGAGATCGCGGGCGAGATCGCTGCGCGGATCGACGCCGCCGTGCGCGCCGGCCATTTGCCGGCGCAGGACACCGCGCTTGCCGCCACCGCGCTGCTCGGGGCGCTGCACGAGGCCCTGGTCGGGCCGCTCGCGCCCGACAATCTCGAAGATCCCATCAAGATGCGCGATGCGGTCCAGACCGTGACCCTGCTGGCGCTGCGCGCCGTCGGCGTCATGGACGCCCGCGCGCGTGGGCTGGTGGTGCAGCAGACGCTGCTCCCGACCACGAAAGCGCTGGTCGGGGCGTAA
- a CDS encoding sigma-54-dependent transcriptional regulator encodes MAASILIADDDAVARRLVENMVQKCGYETILVDSGDAAIATLTAPDAPAIDAVILDLVMPGLDGMGVLAKIREAGLSVPVIVQTAHGGIDNVISAMRAGAADFVVKPVGVERLQVCLRNALNASALKGELQRIRHSREGRLTFSDIITRSEAMAGVMRAAQKAAGSSIPVLIEGESGVGKEMFARAIHGSGERKAKPFVAVNCGAIPDNLVESILFGHEKGAFTGATERHTGKFVEAHGGTLFLDEVSELPLTAQVKLLRALQEGAVEAVGGRKPLKVDVRIISATNRRLLERVKQGHFREDLFYRLHVLPLTIPSLRARREDIPHLLRHFLARFAAEENRPITGISGDAVAHLAQLEWPGNIRQLENAIYRAVVMSDGDQLGLADFPLLTSQPHHATDIPTAPLMLEPIAAPSVVSGGEIPIAPLPLAGSLSMLTPTGDVRPLEDMENEIIRFAISHYRGQMSEVARRLKIGRSTLYRKLDEAGVPGHGGKSGEETH; translated from the coding sequence ATGGCTGCCAGTATTTTGATCGCCGACGACGACGCTGTAGCCCGCCGGCTGGTCGAGAACATGGTGCAGAAATGCGGCTATGAGACGATCCTCGTGGACTCCGGCGACGCCGCGATCGCCACCCTCACCGCCCCCGACGCACCGGCGATCGACGCCGTCATTCTCGATCTCGTCATGCCGGGCCTCGACGGCATGGGCGTGCTGGCGAAAATCCGCGAAGCCGGCCTCAGCGTCCCCGTCATCGTGCAGACCGCCCATGGCGGCATCGACAACGTCATCTCGGCGATGCGCGCGGGCGCGGCCGATTTCGTCGTCAAGCCGGTCGGCGTGGAGCGGCTCCAGGTCTGCCTTCGCAACGCGCTCAACGCCTCCGCGCTCAAGGGCGAATTGCAGCGCATCCGTCACAGCCGCGAGGGCCGGCTGACCTTCTCCGACATCATCACGCGCTCCGAAGCGATGGCCGGCGTGATGCGCGCCGCACAGAAGGCGGCGGGCTCCTCGATCCCCGTCCTGATCGAGGGCGAGTCCGGCGTCGGCAAGGAGATGTTCGCCCGCGCCATCCATGGCAGCGGCGAGCGCAAGGCCAAGCCGTTCGTTGCGGTCAATTGCGGCGCGATCCCCGACAACCTCGTCGAGTCCATCCTGTTCGGTCACGAGAAAGGCGCCTTCACCGGCGCCACCGAGCGGCACACCGGCAAGTTCGTCGAGGCCCATGGCGGCACGCTGTTTCTGGACGAGGTCAGCGAACTGCCGCTGACGGCGCAGGTCAAGCTGCTGCGCGCGCTTCAGGAAGGCGCGGTCGAGGCCGTCGGCGGGCGGAAGCCGTTGAAGGTCGATGTCCGCATCATCTCCGCAACCAATCGCAGGCTGCTGGAGCGGGTGAAGCAGGGGCACTTCCGGGAAGACCTGTTCTACCGCCTGCACGTGCTGCCGCTGACGATCCCCTCGCTGCGGGCCCGGCGCGAGGACATCCCGCACTTGCTGCGGCATTTCCTGGCGCGCTTTGCCGCCGAGGAGAACCGCCCGATCACCGGCATCAGCGGCGATGCCGTGGCGCACCTCGCCCAGCTCGAATGGCCCGGCAACATCCGCCAGCTTGAAAACGCGATCTACCGCGCGGTGGTGATGAGTGACGGCGACCAGCTTGGCCTTGCCGACTTCCCCCTGCTCACCTCGCAGCCCCATCACGCGACAGACATCCCGACCGCGCCGCTGATGCTCGAGCCGATCGCCGCGCCCTCCGTGGTGTCGGGTGGTGAAATACCGATCGCACCGCTCCCCCTGGCGGGGTCCCTCTCCATGCTGACCCCGACCGGCGACGTCCGCCCGCTGGAGGACATGGAGAACGAGATCATCCGTTTCGCGATCTCGCATTACCGCGGACAGATGTCCGAGGTTGCCCGCCGCCTCAAAATCGGCCGCTCCACCCTCTACCGCAAACTCGACGAAGCCGGGGTTCCCGGACATGGCGGCAAAAGCGGTGAGGAGACGCATTGA
- a CDS encoding DUF1801 domain-containing protein: MTAPKLPREVSRAFDALPAPIGKRLLQVRDLIFASAAAHDDVGKLTETLKWGEPAYLTDETGSGSTIRLGRLKDSEHAAILFNCKTTLVDAFRERFPDQFEYRQTRALLLPVAGELPKQELSVCLSLALTYHLDRRGRKKR, encoded by the coding sequence GTGACTGCGCCGAAGCTGCCGCGCGAGGTGAGCCGTGCGTTCGACGCTCTCCCCGCGCCGATCGGCAAGCGGCTGCTTCAGGTGCGAGACCTGATCTTCGCCAGCGCTGCGGCGCACGACGATGTTGGCAAGCTCACCGAGACGCTGAAATGGGGCGAGCCCGCTTATCTGACCGATGAGACCGGCAGCGGCTCCACGATCCGGCTCGGGCGCCTGAAGGACTCCGAGCACGCCGCCATCCTCTTCAACTGCAAGACGACGCTGGTCGACGCGTTCCGCGAGCGCTTCCCTGATCAGTTCGAATATCGGCAGACGCGGGCGTTGCTGTTGCCGGTAGCGGGCGAGTTGCCGAAACAGGAGCTATCGGTCTGCCTGTCGCTGGCGCTGACGTATCATCTGGATCGGCGGGGCAGGAAGAAGAGATAA
- a CDS encoding DUF2312 domain-containing protein, translating to MATTAAVRDDEPATKFAKDQLKSIIERIERLEEEKKAISDDIRDVYAESKGNGYDVKALRTIVRLRKQDPNERAEAETILETYMQALGML from the coding sequence ATGGCCACCACCGCCGCCGTCCGCGACGACGAGCCCGCGACGAAATTTGCCAAGGACCAGCTCAAATCCATCATCGAGCGCATCGAGCGGCTGGAAGAAGAGAAGAAGGCGATCTCCGACGACATCCGCGACGTCTATGCCGAGAGCAAGGGCAACGGCTACGACGTCAAGGCGCTGCGCACCATCGTGCGCCTGCGCAAGCAGGACCCCAACGAGCGCGCCGAGGCCGAGACGATCCTCGAGACCTACATGCAGGCGCTGGGCATGCTCTGA
- a CDS encoding L,D-transpeptidase family protein, translating into MRDCLNHRAGFDRVLMTVAATFLTVSASSALAQDQTRSSAAELAIEAAIPRPEPANVPPPTASDIKPDTTATVQDSAKEPTKEPVKAEAAPAADKVETKPSDVATTPATDAPKNETAKTEPAKTEPAKADTATATPAAPAAPAAAAPAAEPVKAASNVPAADQPVADRLKDIIGAKTSRHFDRKNERAAIEKFYGARDFAPVWTQAGGLTNAAKGVIARLKDAASDGLNPADYPVPDFAAATTPDALADAELKLTASMFDYARQAQSGRMHWSQVSGDILYPEHPTDPSEVLAKVTTAADASAALDSYNPPQKLYKELKAKLAELRGQGNGPVIEIADGPALKYTPAGKKQAEIVVEDPRVPQLRAKLGLAENASDTRYDAAVAEAVRKFQSGAEMKATGILDDKTVKAINTPKRDKQIDVVLVNMERWRWLPRDLGTPSLGDAYVILNIPDYTLKVMQRGQPVWTTRVVTGKPGTHATPLLTETMKYITVNPTWNVPPSIVYNEYLPALQQDPTVLQRMGLKLEQNRDGSVHISQPPGEANALGRIRFNFPNKFLVYQHDTPDKNLFAREDRAFSHGCMRVQNPDQYASVLLNIALPNEKYTPERVRSMYGKSEIDLKFPTPIPVNITYQTAFVDDGGKLQFRKDVYGRDATMINILKNSRGKDLENVVAHTQPSYSRPATTLPSGVAVANNGGSSGLNFFERLFGGGAPTPPPAPVGRRPQQQRVFTR; encoded by the coding sequence ATGCGTGACTGTTTGAACCACCGTGCAGGCTTTGACCGTGTCTTGATGACGGTCGCGGCGACCTTCCTCACGGTATCGGCCAGCTCAGCCCTGGCGCAGGATCAGACCCGCAGCAGCGCTGCCGAGCTCGCGATCGAAGCCGCGATCCCGCGCCCCGAGCCCGCAAACGTCCCGCCCCCGACCGCGTCCGACATCAAGCCCGACACCACCGCCACGGTGCAGGACTCCGCCAAGGAGCCGACGAAGGAACCGGTGAAGGCCGAAGCGGCACCGGCCGCCGACAAGGTCGAGACCAAGCCGTCCGACGTCGCCACGACGCCCGCCACCGACGCGCCGAAGAACGAAACCGCAAAGACCGAGCCTGCGAAGACGGAACCTGCCAAGGCCGACACTGCGACCGCAACGCCGGCTGCGCCTGCGGCTCCCGCAGCAGCAGCTCCGGCCGCCGAGCCCGTGAAGGCCGCGAGCAACGTTCCCGCCGCCGACCAGCCGGTCGCCGACAGACTGAAAGACATCATCGGCGCCAAGACCTCGCGCCATTTCGACCGCAAGAACGAGCGTGCGGCGATCGAGAAATTCTACGGCGCACGCGATTTCGCGCCGGTCTGGACGCAAGCCGGCGGCCTGACCAATGCTGCCAAGGGCGTGATCGCGCGGCTGAAGGATGCGGCCTCCGACGGTCTCAACCCGGCTGACTATCCGGTGCCGGACTTCGCCGCCGCCACGACACCCGATGCGCTCGCCGACGCCGAGTTGAAGCTCACCGCGAGCATGTTCGACTATGCGCGCCAGGCCCAGAGCGGCCGCATGCACTGGTCGCAGGTCAGCGGCGACATCCTCTATCCCGAGCACCCGACCGATCCGAGCGAGGTGCTTGCCAAGGTCACGACCGCGGCCGACGCGTCCGCGGCGCTCGACAGCTACAACCCGCCGCAGAAGCTCTACAAGGAGCTGAAGGCCAAGCTCGCGGAGCTGCGCGGCCAGGGCAACGGCCCGGTGATCGAGATCGCCGATGGTCCGGCACTGAAATACACCCCGGCCGGCAAGAAGCAGGCTGAAATCGTCGTGGAAGATCCGCGCGTGCCGCAGCTGCGCGCCAAGCTCGGCCTCGCCGAGAATGCCAGCGACACCCGCTACGACGCTGCGGTCGCCGAAGCCGTGCGCAAATTCCAGAGCGGCGCCGAGATGAAGGCAACAGGCATCCTCGACGACAAGACGGTCAAGGCAATCAACACGCCGAAGCGCGACAAGCAGATCGACGTGGTGCTGGTGAACATGGAGCGCTGGCGCTGGCTGCCGCGCGACCTCGGCACGCCCTCGCTGGGCGATGCCTATGTCATCCTCAACATTCCCGACTACACGCTGAAGGTGATGCAGCGCGGCCAGCCGGTCTGGACCACCCGCGTCGTCACCGGCAAGCCGGGCACGCATGCGACCCCGCTGCTCACCGAGACGATGAAGTACATCACGGTCAACCCGACCTGGAACGTGCCGCCGTCGATCGTCTACAACGAGTATCTGCCGGCGCTTCAGCAGGACCCGACCGTGCTCCAGCGCATGGGCCTCAAGCTCGAACAGAACCGCGACGGCTCGGTGCACATCTCGCAGCCGCCCGGTGAGGCCAATGCGCTCGGCCGCATCCGCTTCAACTTCCCGAACAAGTTCCTGGTCTATCAGCACGACACGCCGGACAAGAACCTGTTCGCCCGCGAAGATCGCGCTTTCAGCCATGGCTGCATGCGGGTGCAGAACCCGGATCAGTACGCGAGCGTGCTGCTCAACATCGCGCTGCCGAACGAGAAGTACACGCCGGAGCGCGTGCGCAGCATGTACGGCAAGAGCGAGATCGACCTGAAATTCCCGACCCCGATCCCGGTCAACATCACCTATCAGACCGCGTTCGTGGACGATGGCGGCAAGCTGCAATTCCGCAAGGACGTCTATGGCCGCGACGCGACCATGATCAACATCCTGAAGAACAGCCGCGGCAAGGACCTCGAGAACGTGGTCGCGCACACCCAGCCGAGCTATTCGCGCCCGGCAACGACGCTGCCCTCGGGCGTGGCGGTGGCCAACAATGGCGGCTCGTCCGGCCTGAACTTCTTCGAGCGGCTGTTCGGCGGCGGTGCCCCGACCCCGCCACCGGCCCCGGTCGGCCGCCGGCCGCAGCAGCAGCGGGTGTTCACCCGCTGA
- a CDS encoding DUF1244 domain-containing protein, with protein sequence MAIDDKTRTELEAAAFRRLVDHLKTRTDVQNIDLMNLAGFCRNCLSNWLKDAADAQGVSLSKDESREAVYGMPYETWKSKYQGTATPEQIEGMKKVHPHGH encoded by the coding sequence ATGGCAATCGACGACAAAACCAGAACGGAGCTCGAGGCCGCCGCTTTCAGGCGCCTGGTCGATCATCTGAAGACGCGGACGGACGTCCAGAACATCGACCTGATGAATCTGGCCGGCTTCTGCCGCAACTGCCTGTCGAACTGGCTCAAGGACGCCGCCGACGCCCAAGGCGTGAGCTTAAGCAAGGACGAGAGCCGGGAAGCCGTCTACGGCATGCCCTACGAGACCTGGAAGTCGAAATACCAGGGCACGGCCACGCCCGAGCAGATCGAGGGGATGAAGAAGGTTCATCCCCACGGGCACTGA
- a CDS encoding DUF1036 domain-containing protein → MIAESPRSSLRLLARLVPVLVVGLLCLWASPASADFRLCNNTSSRVGIALGYKDAEGWTTEGWWNISSRSCETLLRGTLVARYYYIYAIDYDRGGEWSGQAFMCSRDKEFTIRGTEDCLARGYDRTGYFEVDTGEQRAWTVQLTDANEQPSQQQRVPGLPGPVGPGGGVPGLPNNPPGGTPPAGPGLPPAPPPPSGSKP, encoded by the coding sequence ATGATCGCCGAATCTCCCCGCTCCTCCCTTCGCCTGCTCGCCCGGTTGGTCCCGGTGCTGGTGGTTGGCCTGCTGTGCCTCTGGGCCAGCCCGGCCTCCGCCGATTTCCGGCTTTGCAACAACACATCGAGCCGGGTCGGCATTGCGCTGGGCTACAAGGACGCCGAGGGCTGGACCACCGAGGGCTGGTGGAACATCTCGTCCCGCTCCTGCGAGACCCTGCTGCGGGGAACGCTGGTCGCCCGTTACTATTACATCTACGCGATCGACTACGACCGCGGTGGCGAATGGTCGGGCCAGGCCTTCATGTGCTCGCGCGACAAGGAATTCACCATCCGCGGCACCGAGGATTGTCTGGCGCGCGGCTATGACCGGACCGGCTATTTCGAGGTCGACACCGGCGAGCAGCGGGCCTGGACGGTGCAGCTCACCGATGCCAACGAGCAGCCGTCACAGCAGCAACGCGTACCCGGCCTGCCGGGCCCGGTGGGGCCTGGTGGCGGCGTCCCGGGTTTGCCCAATAATCCGCCCGGTGGTACGCCGCCCGCCGGTCCTGGTCTCCCGCCAGCCCCTCCACCACCGTCTGGAAGTAAGCCATGA
- the pyk gene encoding pyruvate kinase, which yields MRRLRRIKILATLGPASSDLAMIRRLFEAGADLFRINMSHTPHDKMRELVATIRNVESSYGRPIGILVDLQGPKLRLGAFAEGAVQLQNGQTFTLDSDKTPGDATRVNLPHPEILAALRPGHSLLLDDGKVRLIAEETSKEHAVTRVVVGGKMSDRKGVSLPDTDLPVSAMTPKDRADLEAALVTGVDWIALSFVQRADDVLEAKKMIRGRAAVMAKIEKPQAIDRLADILEASDALMVARGDLGVELPLERVPSLQKQMTRMARRAGKPVVIATQMLESMIQSPVPTRAEVSDVATAVYEGADAIMLSAESAAGKFPVEAVSTMNRIGEEVERDPTYRSVVMAQRPAPEATAGDAIADAARQIAETLDLPALICWTSSGSTAVRVARERPKPPIVAITPNITAGRRLAVVWGVHCVVADDARDQDDMVGRAGQIAFRDGFVRAGQRVIIVAGVPLGIPGTTNMVRIASVGPEGDAII from the coding sequence ATGAGGCGTCTTCGCCGTATCAAGATTCTCGCGACCCTGGGACCTGCCTCTTCGGATCTCGCGATGATCCGCCGCCTGTTCGAGGCCGGCGCCGACCTGTTCCGCATCAACATGAGCCACACCCCGCACGACAAGATGCGGGAGCTGGTGGCGACGATCCGCAACGTCGAAAGCAGCTACGGCCGGCCGATCGGCATTCTGGTCGACCTCCAGGGCCCCAAGCTCAGGCTTGGCGCCTTCGCCGAAGGCGCGGTGCAGCTCCAGAACGGCCAGACCTTCACGCTCGATTCCGACAAGACGCCGGGCGATGCCACGCGCGTCAATCTTCCGCATCCGGAGATTCTGGCTGCGCTCAGGCCCGGCCATTCGCTGCTGCTCGACGACGGCAAGGTGCGGCTGATCGCCGAGGAGACCTCGAAGGAGCATGCGGTGACGCGTGTCGTGGTCGGCGGGAAGATGAGCGACCGCAAGGGCGTCAGCCTGCCCGACACCGATTTGCCGGTCTCGGCGATGACGCCGAAGGACCGTGCCGACCTCGAGGCCGCGCTGGTCACCGGCGTCGACTGGATCGCGCTGTCCTTCGTGCAGCGCGCCGACGACGTGCTCGAGGCCAAGAAGATGATCCGCGGCCGCGCCGCAGTGATGGCCAAGATCGAGAAGCCGCAGGCGATCGATCGCCTCGCCGACATCCTCGAAGCCTCCGACGCGCTGATGGTGGCGCGCGGCGACCTCGGCGTCGAATTGCCGCTGGAGCGCGTACCGAGCCTCCAGAAGCAGATGACGCGCATGGCGCGCCGCGCCGGCAAGCCGGTGGTGATCGCGACCCAGATGCTGGAATCGATGATCCAGTCGCCAGTGCCGACCCGGGCCGAAGTCTCGGACGTCGCCACCGCCGTCTATGAAGGCGCCGACGCCATCATGCTGTCGGCGGAATCGGCGGCCGGCAAATTCCCTGTCGAGGCGGTCTCGACCATGAACCGTATCGGCGAGGAGGTCGAGCGCGACCCGACCTATCGCTCCGTGGTCATGGCCCAGCGGCCGGCGCCGGAAGCCACCGCCGGAGACGCCATTGCCGACGCCGCGCGGCAGATCGCCGAGACGCTCGACCTGCCTGCGCTGATCTGCTGGACCTCGTCGGGCTCGACCGCCGTGCGCGTCGCCCGCGAGCGGCCGAAGCCACCGATCGTGGCGATCACGCCGAACATCACCGCCGGCCGCCGGCTCGCCGTCGTCTGGGGCGTGCATTGCGTGGTGGCGGACGATGCCCGCGACCAGGACGACATGGTCGGCCGCGCCGGCCAGATCGCGTTCCGGGACGGCTTCGTCCGCGCCGGCCAGCGCGTGATCATCGTCGCCGGCGTGCCGCTCGGCATTCCCGGCACCACCAACATGGTGCGCATCGCCTCGGTCGGACCCGAGGGCGACGCGATTATTTGA
- a CDS encoding Flp family type IVb pilin, whose translation MKNLVSRFVKDESGATAIEYGLIAAGIALAIITVVNNLGTSLNTKFGSISSSLK comes from the coding sequence ATGAAGAACCTCGTTTCGCGTTTCGTGAAGGACGAATCCGGCGCCACCGCCATTGAATACGGCCTGATCGCTGCCGGCATCGCGCTGGCGATCATCACCGTCGTCAACAACCTCGGCACCTCGCTGAACACCAAGTTTGGCTCGATCTCGTCCAGCCTGAAGTAA